In Deltaproteobacteria bacterium HGW-Deltaproteobacteria-4, a single genomic region encodes these proteins:
- a CDS encoding D-alanine--poly(phosphoribitol) ligase, with protein sequence MNRLSAHHEIDHWAALTPEKIAVHDGRLTLSYAELAAGSNCLGQALCGLGVKTQDRVVFCLSRSVHCLTALLGILRAGAVYVPIDPKSPPERARSILHDCEPRAFICDATTRSLARSVAGAELPIICLGAAVADAGENERDQTWIDGYPAERPLTEEADDDLAYILYTSGSTGQPKGVMILHRNIRSYIDWAVRRFAIDASDRILCTAPFHFDMSTFDVFTTLRRGATLFIATEALALFPEKLVVFMEQHQVTLWKGISSLLMYLARAGVLRPGRLPALRRLLYGGESLATRWLIHWMEVFPEKVFYNVYGPTEATGISLFHQIEALPGSPQELIPIGYPCSDTYVYLLRHDLDPVPDGEIGELFIGGAGLARGYLNAPEKTARAFLPDPFRPGARVYRTGDLARRRADGAYEFVGRADHQVKIMGYRIELGEIEHALSALPGVNDVAVAAMAVGDQDLRELVAFIEGELSADTTAAFEQLKQQLPIYMIPRRLCSVARLPRCPRGKVDRQALQAMEFK encoded by the coding sequence ATGAACCGACTCTCCGCTCACCATGAAATCGATCACTGGGCCGCGCTGACTCCGGAGAAGATCGCCGTACACGACGGCAGACTGACGCTGAGCTATGCGGAACTCGCCGCAGGAAGCAACTGTCTCGGCCAGGCATTGTGCGGCCTGGGGGTGAAGACGCAGGATCGGGTTGTTTTCTGCCTGTCGCGTTCGGTGCACTGCCTCACCGCCTTGCTCGGCATCCTCCGGGCCGGCGCCGTTTATGTGCCGATCGACCCCAAATCTCCCCCCGAGAGAGCCAGAAGCATCCTGCACGATTGTGAACCGCGGGCGTTTATCTGTGATGCAACGACCCGATCCCTGGCCAGAAGCGTTGCCGGAGCGGAGCTGCCGATCATCTGTCTCGGTGCAGCGGTGGCCGACGCAGGTGAGAACGAGCGCGATCAGACCTGGATTGACGGTTATCCGGCGGAGCGACCGCTGACGGAAGAGGCCGATGACGACCTCGCTTATATCCTCTACACCTCGGGCTCGACCGGCCAACCAAAAGGCGTAATGATTCTGCACCGGAACATCCGCAGTTACATCGACTGGGCGGTGCGCCGTTTTGCTATCGATGCATCGGACCGCATCCTTTGTACGGCGCCGTTTCATTTTGACATGTCGACCTTTGACGTCTTCACCACCTTGCGCCGCGGCGCCACCCTCTTTATCGCCACAGAAGCGCTGGCGCTCTTTCCGGAAAAACTGGTCGTCTTCATGGAGCAACACCAGGTCACCCTGTGGAAAGGTATCTCTTCCCTGCTGATGTATCTCGCCCGCGCCGGCGTGCTGCGGCCGGGCCGACTCCCGGCACTGCGGAGGCTCCTTTATGGCGGCGAGTCTTTGGCGACCCGCTGGCTGATCCACTGGATGGAGGTCTTCCCCGAAAAAGTTTTCTACAATGTTTACGGCCCGACAGAAGCCACCGGAATTTCCCTGTTTCACCAGATCGAAGCGCTGCCCGGCAGCCCGCAGGAATTGATCCCGATCGGCTACCCCTGCTCTGACACCTACGTCTATCTCCTCAGGCACGATCTTGATCCTGTTCCCGACGGGGAAATCGGCGAACTCTTCATCGGCGGCGCCGGGCTTGCCCGCGGCTACCTGAATGCCCCGGAGAAGACCGCCCGGGCCTTTCTGCCCGATCCCTTCCGTCCCGGCGCCCGCGTTTATCGCACTGGTGATCTGGCCCGCAGAAGAGCAGACGGAGCGTACGAGTTTGTCGGCCGCGCCGATCATCAGGTGAAAATTATGGGATACCGGATCGAGTTGGGTGAGATCGAGCATGCGCTTTCCGCCCTGCCGGGAGTCAACGATGTGGCCGTCGCCGCCATGGCTGTCGGCGACCAGGACCTCCGGGAACTGGTCGCCTTTATCGAAGGGGAGCTGAGCGCCGACACCACCGCGGCCTTTGAACAGCTCAAACAGCAACTTCCCATTTACATGATCCCCCGCCGCCTGTGCAGCGTCGCCAGGCTGCCGCGCTGTCCCCGGGGGAAGGTCGACCGCCAGGCTCTGCAGGCGATGGAATTCAAATAA
- a CDS encoding acyl-CoA dehydrogenase — translation MNFALNEEQTEIRDSIIRFARQELAECGEGNEFPHAAWQKCAEMQLMALPFPEEYGGCGADFLTTVVATQAFGYACKDAGLVHAVCTQILCGMQINSFGSEELKRRYLPPLVRGEKIFAQAITEAGSGSDALGMRTRAERAEGGYRLNGTKIFITNGPVADVVLVFAVTNPEVSRISGISCLVVEKGMGGFTQCPPMAKMGLDTLQNGELVFADCPVPAENLVGSSGQGAILFNESMEWERCLLPAAHLGTLERILETSVAYAKGRSAFGQPISKFQAVSSKIVEMKIALELGRLMLYKVATTKDQHKRAALEASIVKLYISEALKKACLDAVQIHGGYGYMKEYEVERDLRDSIAATIYSGTSEMQQNIISRFIGL, via the coding sequence ATGAATTTCGCCCTGAATGAGGAACAGACGGAGATCCGGGACTCGATTATTCGCTTCGCCCGCCAGGAACTAGCCGAGTGTGGCGAGGGGAATGAATTCCCGCACGCAGCATGGCAGAAATGCGCTGAAATGCAGCTGATGGCCCTCCCCTTTCCCGAGGAATACGGCGGTTGCGGCGCCGATTTCCTGACCACAGTCGTGGCGACACAAGCTTTTGGCTACGCCTGCAAAGATGCAGGGCTGGTCCACGCCGTCTGCACCCAGATCCTTTGCGGTATGCAGATCAACTCCTTCGGCAGTGAAGAGCTGAAGCGCCGCTATCTGCCACCCCTCGTGCGCGGCGAAAAGATCTTTGCCCAGGCGATCACTGAAGCCGGATCCGGTTCCGACGCCCTCGGCATGCGCACCCGGGCTGAGCGGGCAGAGGGAGGATATCGGCTCAATGGCACGAAGATCTTCATTACCAACGGTCCGGTCGCCGATGTGGTCCTCGTCTTCGCCGTCACCAACCCGGAGGTGAGCCGCATCAGCGGCATCTCCTGCCTGGTCGTCGAAAAGGGGATGGGCGGTTTTACCCAGTGCCCGCCGATGGCTAAGATGGGGCTCGACACCCTGCAGAACGGGGAACTGGTCTTCGCCGATTGCCCGGTACCGGCTGAGAACCTGGTAGGGAGCTCCGGACAGGGGGCCATCCTCTTCAACGAATCGATGGAATGGGAGCGCTGCCTCCTCCCTGCCGCGCATCTCGGCACCCTGGAGCGGATCCTTGAAACCAGCGTTGCTTATGCGAAGGGGCGTTCTGCATTTGGCCAGCCGATCAGCAAGTTTCAGGCGGTCTCCAGCAAGATCGTCGAGATGAAGATCGCCCTCGAACTCGGTCGACTGATGCTTTACAAGGTGGCGACAACCAAGGATCAGCACAAACGGGCGGCCCTGGAAGCCTCCATCGTCAAGCTTTATATCAGCGAAGCGCTGAAAAAGGCCTGTCTCGACGCGGTGCAGATTCACGGTGGCTACGGCTATATGAAGGAATACGAAGTCGAGCGCGACCTGCGGGACAGCATTGCCGCCACGATCTACTCCGGAACCAGCGAGATGCAACAGAACATCATCTCCCGCTTTATTGGACTTTGA
- a CDS encoding nucleoside-diphosphate sugar epimerase: MCVSFYFATGAIMINRLTVNGRISLILIGQIIIVLTAFFLAISLRFDGVFPSELSPFLLPLLLPLITIKLATFSLLHLFSGWWRYVSLPDLIALVKANIAGSALFALYVSFGPLPATVPWSILILDGLLCFMLMSGLRVSVRLGREFASNYSKNCHETMKRIIVVGSGAVAQTIIREIRQSRKLNWDVVGLVDQDSSRLRHWFHGVQVLSDIEGLGELLRRASIDQVILANPVLELKQLRQIVATCKKFGVTSKILPNVCEILNEDVSIQHVRDVKLEDLLGRPSVHLDVSNIQQYLGGKRVLVTGAAGSIGQEICRQVARFGASSVVLFDQAETPLFDVERELKASFPAVEFVPSLSDVRDVAKVDFVFKLFRPEVVFHAAAYKHVPMSECNPVAAVKNNVIGSRNVVNAADRYQVDHFVMISTDKAVNPTNIMGASKRAAEIYVQALAANSRTSIVTVRFGNVLGSNGSVVPIFQNQILKGGPVTVTDPEVTRFFMTIPEAVQLVLQAGSMGHGGEIFVLNMGEPVRIVQLAEELIRLSGLTPYQDIDLVFTGLRPGEKLHEELLLDEEGVVPTSHEKICVARACHHNLAELNLQLDRLNNACTVMDSDQVTKLIRSLVPEYHSAKDGQPIPISRLSVVRSPVINISQVAVESA; the protein is encoded by the coding sequence ATGTGTGTTTCTTTTTATTTCGCGACGGGTGCCATTATGATAAACAGACTGACGGTCAATGGACGAATATCCCTTATTCTGATTGGGCAAATCATCATTGTCTTGACCGCATTTTTTCTGGCCATCTCTCTCCGCTTTGATGGTGTCTTTCCAAGCGAACTCAGTCCGTTCCTGTTACCACTGCTACTCCCCTTGATCACCATAAAACTGGCCACCTTCTCCCTGCTTCACCTCTTCAGCGGCTGGTGGCGCTACGTCTCGCTTCCCGACTTGATCGCGCTGGTCAAAGCCAATATAGCCGGTTCGGCACTCTTTGCCCTTTATGTCAGCTTCGGCCCTCTCCCGGCGACAGTCCCCTGGTCGATTCTGATCCTTGATGGTCTCCTCTGCTTTATGTTGATGAGCGGATTGCGTGTCTCAGTGCGGCTTGGCCGGGAATTCGCCAGTAACTACAGCAAAAACTGCCATGAAACGATGAAACGCATTATCGTTGTCGGCTCCGGTGCCGTCGCTCAGACGATTATCCGCGAAATCCGTCAGAGCCGGAAGCTGAACTGGGACGTGGTAGGACTCGTCGATCAGGATTCCAGTCGCCTGCGCCATTGGTTTCATGGCGTCCAGGTTCTTTCCGACATCGAGGGATTGGGTGAACTGCTACGCCGCGCTTCGATCGATCAGGTCATTCTCGCGAACCCGGTACTGGAACTCAAACAACTGCGTCAGATTGTCGCGACCTGCAAAAAGTTTGGCGTGACCTCTAAAATCCTCCCGAATGTCTGTGAAATTCTCAATGAAGATGTTTCCATCCAGCATGTCCGCGACGTCAAGCTGGAGGATCTGCTGGGGCGCCCTTCCGTTCACCTCGACGTCAGCAATATTCAGCAATATCTCGGAGGAAAACGAGTTCTGGTCACAGGTGCTGCCGGGAGCATCGGTCAGGAAATCTGTCGTCAGGTTGCCAGATTCGGGGCATCCTCCGTCGTCCTTTTCGATCAGGCCGAGACTCCGCTCTTCGATGTTGAGCGCGAACTGAAAGCATCCTTCCCCGCCGTGGAGTTTGTCCCCAGCCTGAGCGATGTCCGCGACGTGGCCAAAGTCGACTTCGTTTTCAAGCTTTTCCGTCCCGAAGTCGTCTTTCATGCCGCCGCCTATAAACATGTCCCGATGTCGGAATGCAACCCGGTGGCCGCAGTCAAGAATAACGTCATCGGCAGCCGTAATGTTGTCAACGCGGCAGATCGCTACCAGGTCGATCACTTTGTCATGATCTCAACGGACAAGGCGGTGAATCCGACCAATATCATGGGTGCAAGCAAACGGGCGGCGGAAATCTACGTCCAGGCTCTGGCCGCCAACAGCCGCACCAGCATCGTCACCGTCCGCTTCGGCAATGTTCTTGGCAGTAACGGCAGTGTCGTGCCGATCTTCCAAAATCAGATTCTCAAGGGCGGCCCGGTCACCGTGACCGATCCGGAAGTCACCCGTTTTTTCATGACCATCCCGGAAGCCGTCCAGCTTGTTCTGCAGGCAGGCAGTATGGGGCACGGCGGGGAAATTTTCGTCCTGAATATGGGCGAACCGGTGCGGATTGTTCAGCTGGCGGAAGAATTGATCCGCTTATCAGGTCTGACCCCCTACCAGGATATCGATCTGGTCTTTACCGGCCTGCGCCCCGGCGAAAAACTCCATGAAGAACTCCTTCTGGACGAAGAGGGCGTGGTGCCGACCAGTCATGAAAAAATTTGTGTTGCACGGGCCTGCCATCACAATCTGGCCGAACTGAACCTGCAGCTTGATCGGCTGAATAATGCCTGCACTGTTATGGACAGCGATCAGGTTACGAAACTTATTCGCTCGCTGGTCCCGGAGTACCATTCCGCAAAAGATGGCCAACCGATCCCGATCAGTCGCTTAAGTGTTGTCAGGTCACCGGTTATTAATATTTCACAAGTTGCCGTGGAATCAGCTTGA
- a CDS encoding aminotransferase produces the protein MNQLQPLEQRPPDVIIPPFPSWPRFDEEEIAAVTAVLRSGRVNRWTGQENELFEQEFATFTGCRHAIAVANGTVALELALLALGIGPGDEVIVSSRTFIASASAVVVRGATPVVADIDPDSQNLSAVTVQPLLTPRTRAIIAVHLAGWPCDMDPLLELARAHNIKVIEDCAQAQGASYRGRPVGSLGDVAAFSFCQDKIMTTGGEGGMLTTNDTEIWQKAWAYKDHGKDYNTVFCGESGAAFRWLHHSFGTNWRMTEMQAAIGRIMLRKLPSWLAIRRRHAAILTDTFQNIHGLRVTIPSAEIAHAYYKYYTFVEESDLPAVVTRDGLITAINAAGIPCFSGSCSEIYREKAFIAAGLSPPERLPVARRLGETSLMFLVHPTLTEDHIIQTGKVVEAIMTPGTY, from the coding sequence ATGAACCAACTTCAACCCCTTGAACAAAGACCGCCAGACGTAATCATACCGCCTTTCCCGTCTTGGCCCCGGTTCGATGAGGAAGAAATTGCCGCCGTCACTGCCGTACTGCGTTCCGGACGGGTAAACCGCTGGACAGGACAGGAGAATGAGCTATTTGAGCAGGAATTCGCGACCTTTACCGGGTGCCGTCATGCCATTGCCGTCGCCAACGGCACCGTTGCTCTGGAACTTGCCTTGCTCGCCCTGGGCATCGGACCGGGCGACGAGGTCATCGTCAGCAGTCGCACCTTTATCGCTTCAGCCAGTGCCGTTGTTGTGCGTGGCGCCACACCGGTGGTTGCGGATATCGACCCCGACAGTCAAAACCTGAGTGCTGTGACGGTGCAGCCGCTGCTTACCCCCCGAACCAGGGCGATCATAGCCGTCCATCTTGCCGGTTGGCCCTGCGACATGGATCCCCTGCTGGAACTGGCCCGTGCTCACAACATCAAGGTCATCGAAGATTGCGCCCAGGCGCAGGGCGCCAGTTACAGGGGGCGCCCCGTCGGTTCATTGGGAGACGTAGCTGCCTTCTCCTTTTGCCAGGACAAGATCATGACCACCGGTGGAGAAGGAGGGATGCTGACGACCAATGATACGGAAATCTGGCAAAAAGCCTGGGCCTACAAGGATCACGGCAAAGATTACAACACGGTATTTTGCGGCGAATCGGGAGCGGCTTTTCGCTGGTTGCACCATTCCTTCGGTACCAACTGGCGCATGACCGAGATGCAGGCGGCTATCGGCCGGATTATGTTACGGAAACTACCCTCCTGGCTTGCCATCAGACGACGACATGCCGCCATCCTGACGGATACTTTCCAGAATATTCACGGCTTGCGGGTCACCATCCCATCGGCCGAAATCGCTCATGCTTATTACAAATACTACACCTTTGTCGAGGAGAGCGATCTCCCCGCGGTCGTAACGAGAGATGGACTTATAACCGCGATCAACGCTGCCGGGATCCCCTGCTTCAGTGGGAGCTGCAGCGAAATTTACCGGGAAAAGGCCTTTATTGCGGCGGGGCTGAGCCCGCCCGAGCGACTGCCGGTGGCACGCCGTCTCGGAGAAACGAGCCTGATGTTCCTGGTCCATCCGACCCTCACGGAGGACCACATCATCCAGACCGGCAAGGTGGTCGAGGCGATCATGACTCCCGGAACTTACTGA